cttgatgcacgaatgcattgcggacatgtttgtctccaaccaagagaaagttccaaaaaatcccttttgtgcttcttattatacagtgacgtcaaagacagccttttctgctgttcatacatacaacattttgcaacatttggtgtttcttcacttcatagcgttggagaaatatccaaaggtaatgttcagtacagacagataaagacgggcaacggacaacggctggacgaccagggtgagtatgtacgctcacttttgctacacatgcgagtagcggctattatccgttgttcacaaaacattcctatataatgtttggaaacaatggtagggataaaaatcaaccgtttccaactgtgccaaaaaatcaaaaagacgcgttctataacggtcaaacggtcccttaacagacttgggcggggtcatctaacggttggcagacagcacaaacaccctgtgactgctcgcaaggaaaaaataaatctggatggcagtatggctacaactacgtcgtttagtgtaaccataacccctgaatgtatgaacagcagaaaaggctgtctttgacgtcactgtataataagaagcacaaaagggattttttggaactttctcttggttggagacaaacatgtccgcaatgcattcgtgcatcaagctatccatgcagtcgtttattgttgattctttagctcctctatggcaggcggattttcactttgttttccttcaatttcactgtgggagttgttcttaacatacgtttgttaagaaaattttggctgattgtaaaacagctgtaatatacggcagtccaggttgtccttcaactgtaaaaatgaaataatgctctttaaagtatcatttacaacagtggtggctgttttcacaagtatgctacaaaaaacacgacaatacataatacataaggaaaagccctatgtttggtcagttggtgagataggtaaatgttatttttgtgtgacagttctgatggttttcaaagggctaattctttgcttttcgacatatgcccaactgaaaacgctttagcaactcaagtgcacacgacaaccatctaaatagactacatgttcgcagaaaacacaatactgaatatagagggaaaaataacggctctttttaaaagcacttttagtagtgaagtacttttaggattgtttggaattttttaccagcagacacccttttactgctgagtgtcttagtattgtaagatgtgtgatttgaattttggtttaaaggtgcctttggtttgaacacccctacccctacgaggcagaaatacaaagaaatagaaggaaattgagcctatttggaaccagactttagtatgttcccatggggggattcacggtgcgaatgacactgcgtcagctttttcatttatctttagtattttcttcaactttaacttttaggaccatgtatgaggttgtggcaagctaaatacacaacacgacgacgtctcggaaaaatagtaaggattatatagggaaaaacaacagtgtcagttaaagtccgttttgaaggtgttagtggttggggattttgaaaagcatcagacatcaggcagatacaatcctttctgcgtgttctggtgcagaaatagttttcagtttatacattggggtgaccagtagataccattttacaaccatacccccaaacgacatttacagagcccaaagaaggatttgggtcaatttcaaagccatttttccgtatgaagcgccaactttatatgaaaatgtgcttaataaacatcaaacgaatgaggttgaactttctgataagggacattttaaacctagtcattgtcacttcaacgttcccttcactaaagtggctaagatgcctggactattaGCCTATTCTGGCAACGTCTTGTGGacttctctcccggaatttgtgagagtcccaatgagtctcaatactttcaaaaaccACATTTCGTTGTATTttatgttaaattacgaaacgtcacagtgatggaagacttcgttttaGGTTTATTTTCATGTGTcgaaagcatcagtgttcattatatccacacaaaaacactcaaagctttaataacacatttactcatgcatgtgtattcagcattgttttcactacgttacatatacgacgctttatatttgtgtataatatgtaatgtgtaaatattcatatgttgttgtgttttttaacctttttttctacgttaatatccgtgtaaatatgtgattagattagtcccctctctgggcgagggctggttgaaaaaaagctcgttgtattgcttatgccacaaccctcgaaaaataaaatttgatttgatttgatttgatttgatctctctttgtatctctcTCAATGCATGACAGGCTTTCCATatcacacacttttttttttaatattgctTACAGATGAAGACTCTTCAAAATCCTCATCAAGCGATGACAGTGACTCCAATATATACGTCCTTCCTGACGATGAGCCCATCAGCCAACCTCAGCGACCACGAGCTGGAGTACCTCTCCTTTGTCATCAGGACGTGGAAGAGGGTGAGGTTGAGATGGATGGTTCTCACGCGACGTGCCCTTGCCCGAACGCCTACGAGCCCATGCTGACACAGGCCAAGGACGACGACGGTGCGTACACCGATCTGAACACGCAGTCAGCGGAGACTGACGATGTCTATCAAAATTGCAGTGCTGTCGAGCTTGGAGATGAAGGctctgttgatgatgatgacgatgatgatgatgatgatgatgattatatACCAATGAATGTGACGGAAtgttgacgatgatgataatgatgatgatatattaatggggcccggtagctcagttggtagagcactggacttgtgatcgaaaggtcgcaggttcgaattcgggccgggacggacacgggtcaactttatgtgcagacccagagacggaagccatgtcccacccccgtgtcatcacaatggcacgtaaaagaccttggtcattctgccataagtgcaggtggctgaatacacctaaacacgcagacacctgggtagcgcgactccgttgctgctagctttccactgggaggaagcgacccgaatttcccagcgatgggacaataaagtaataaaaatgaagaaaatgaaatgaaaaaaaatgaatgtagctgaatgatgacgacgatgatgatgatggttatTATACCAATGGATGAAGCTGAATGATGAGAAGTTCATCCACTATGACGACATCCTGTGACTCAGTGttaggtagtggtggtggtggtggggaggggggggggggttgagtgggactttgatgtgtgattcctgatttccaaatgttcaacattttctttagctgcaattattttagttattcatgagtgggtgggtggaggggatgggctagttctaactatgcattagattataaaattgtattctgtgtagacccttccaccagcatcttagaccactctttgtacattttcttttaatagatgattgtcatttgttttacctcatgtctaccctgcgtgtgatggtgtgatcgtgactgctgtagtgtgggcgtgtgtgtgttggtgtgtatgtcagtgtatgtgtgggcgtgtgtgtgtgtgtgtcagtgtgtgtgtgggtgtgtgtgtgtgcgtgattttaccaacactacgcgaaattccttgtgctttaaatgttttttaatgtcacttggctcaataaatactgtattctgtattctgatATGTACGAGAGTACGTGTTTAGATTATGCATCTCCAGTCAATGGAAATGACGGCATTATCCAATTCGAAATTTGTGTTTATGTATGATGCTGGAGTTGTTAATCTTACTGTCGATAGTTATGAATGCTTCTtgcatcagagagagagagcgagacagagacatagacagagagagagagcgaaataGAGATAGATATATAATatgagagagacaaagatagatacagagacaaagagagaaagaaatagagagagagagagtgagagtgagtgagagagagagagagagaaagagagagggagagagagagagagggaaggggagagagagggaaagagagagagagggggggagagagagagagggagagagtgggcagagagagggagagaaagagagggggaaagagggggagagagagagaaagagaggggagagagaaagggagaacgagagagagagagagagagagagagaggggagagagagagggaaagagagagagagagagagagagagggagagagagagagagagttgcaaAGCTAACCACTTTTTCTTATATCCCACTGACGAacccgggggcccggtagctcagttggtagagcactggacttgtgatcgaaaggtcgcaggttcgaattcgggccgggacggacacgggtcaactttatgtgcagacccagagacggaagccatgtcccacccccgtgtcatcacaatggcacgtaaaagaccttggtcattctgccataagtgcaggtggctgaatacacctaaacacgcagacacctgggtagcgcgactccgttgctgctagctttccactgggaggaagcgacctgaatttcccagcgatgggacaataaagtaatgaaaatgaaaaaaaaaaaaaccgcttAAGTTCCAAATCGAATGAACACAACACATATTAATACTAACACGGAACAcaacgtcacgctcataagatgaTTGCCTATGTCATACTTtagtgttttgagaaaaacgagaACAACGTTGTTGGTGTCTGAACAACCTGTCTATCTTATTGTAGTAATAAGTTGCACACTGCCTATTTCACACTGCCTATTTCACACTGCCTATTTCACACTGGCTATTTCACACTGCCTATTTCACACTGCCTATTTCACACTGCCTATTTCACACTGCCTATTTCACACTGCCTATTGCACACAGCCTATTGCACACTGCCTATTTCACACTGCCTATTTCACACTGCCTATTTCACACTGCCTATTTCACACTGCCTATTTCACACTGCCTATTTCACACTGCCTATTTCACACTGCCTATTGCACACTGCCTATTGCACACTGCCTATTGCACACTGCCTATTTCACACTGCCTATTGCACACTGCCTATTTCACACTGCCTATTGCACACTGCCTATTTCACACTGCCTATTTCACACTGCCTATTTCACACTGGCTATTTCACACTGCCTATTTCACACTGCCTATTTCACACTGCCTATTTCACACTGCCTATTTCACACTGCCTATTTCACACTGCCCATTTCACACTGCCTATTGCACACTGCCTATTTCACACTGCCTATTGCACACTGCCTATTTCACACTGCCTATTGCACACTGCCTATTTCACACTGCCTATTTCACACTGCCTATTTCACACTGCCTATTTCACACTGCCTATTTCACACTGCCTATTTCACACTGCCTATTGCACACTGCCTATTTCACACTGCCTATTGCACACTGCCTATTTCACACTGCCTATTGCACACTGCCTATTTCACACTGCCTATTGCACACTGCCTAATGCACACTGCCTATTGCACACTGCCTATTTCACACTGCCTATTGCACACTGCCTATTTCACACTGCCTATTTCACACTGCCTATTTCACACTGGCTATTTCACACTGCCTATTTCACACTGCCTATTTCACACTGCCTATTTCACACTGCCTATTTCACACTGCCTATTTCACACTGCCTATTTCACACTGCCTATTTCACACTGCCTATTTCACACTGCCTATTTCACACTGCCTATTGCACACTGCCTATTTCACACTGCCTATTTCACACTGCCTATTTCACACTGCCTATTTCACACTGCCTATTTCACACTGCCTATTTCCAGCGGGATAAGCGAGAGTAGAAGACCTGACAGCAGCGTTTTCATTCAGCACAGCTGCATAACAACTTAACTAAGCCTTTCCACACCAAACAAGGGTCTCTGTTTGAAAACAGCAGCCTCTGCTGAAAAGTACCTAATTCAGAAACGAgaacggcagttttgcttacgtaacCGTGACAATGATTttcgatggtctgagagttggtactctctaacacatgatagatacccttccagtagcttcccctgtagtatcactgcagaaatgcctaacactgagtaAGGTATTGTTCTTGTGAGCGTGACGACAATATGTATAGCCCCCCTGCCATTATTTGAGGGTGATATTGAAGTACACCAAAACTAAGTCTGTCTATCTAATCTGCATCTGTTGTTCATCTTGTTTGTTGCTTTTAAAAGACAATAGGTTGACGTGCTTCTGACTTGTAGAATTTTGTTTGAATTTTATTTAAAGTATGTGTTAGATTAATAAACtggttatgtttttgtgtgcttttgtgtgctttcatgtgtgtgtgtgtgcgtgcgtgtgtgtgtgtgtgtgtgtgtgtgtgtgtgcaggggcggacgagggggggggggcgttttggggtttccggaacccccccccccccgtcccaaaaataaaaatatttgtgtgtgtttttgtgggttgttgttgttgtttggggtattactcagtgacaaaatctgctgcctgaaactggtaatgatcatcctgagaatgcaccagattgcaccattttgcatccttatttttcaaacatttccgggggggggggcatgcccccggacctccctagcaagctaggcgcttccaGCCGTCGGCTCGGcccttcgcgccttcacacacatatcttcacaatatacttttggaaccccccccccccccataaaatgaactgatccgcccctggtgtgtgtgtgtctgtgtgtgtgtgtatgtgtgtgtgtttgtgtgtgtgtggatgtgtgtgtgtgtgtgtgtatgtgtgtgtgtgtgtgtgtgtgtgtgtgtgtgtgtggtattttACCAAAATAAGATTGTCCGAGCTCAAAGCTTATGTTGTCTATACAACCACTCAAGCCTTAAAGTCTCCTTTATTGGTAACAAACTTAAATCAAGAAACATGTGTGTGTCTAGTTCAAGAACGATTGCATGTATACCAGCACAAACGTGCAAGAGTCGTGTAATATTACAGCACAACATCTGCATTAAAATGTGTAATAATCTGTGAGCACCAAATCTGCACAGTCAAATGGTATACACTGTTTTATTTGTTGTGTGTTTATCATACAATCAAAGCTTTGTATACACATTTTTCATACTTAAGTAAAAAGATTCCTTGTTCAAGACAATAACCAGTTAATTGATTTAACTTAATGTACGTGTTGTCAGGAAGAAACCAAAACCAAGAACACTGTTTTTTTACGAAGTAAACACTTCCTGGTATAACGGTTTTAGTAAGGAAACGATACTTACATTTAAATATGGCGTTCTTTGCTGATGTTCTTTTGTGCtcacattttcttttcaaatccGCAAATGCGTGCTTAAGTGCAATTACATGCAAACACCCGCAATCCCccccacacactgacacacgcacgcatgcacgcacgcacgcacgtacgcgcacacacgcaaCACGCACTTacagacatacgcacacacacatacacacacacacacacacacacacacacacacacacacacacacatatatatatatatatatatatatatatatatatatatatatatatatatatatatatatatatacacacacacgcacacacacacacacacacacacacacacacacacacacataaacacacgcacaaacacttatacactcacccacacacacacacaagcatgttCGGTTAACATACGTACGCCGAAGAAGAAGTAAACGTTGGACAGAATGCCTGGACAACGTGCACAAGATACAATGCAAATATTGTCTTTCATCTAAACAAGTATGCAGGTGGTAACTGACTATACACATGATTATCATAACATTAGCACAATGATGATAAACAACTGTTGTCATAACTAGCTCAATTACGGCATTGCCTCAAAGCGTTCACCCCAGCTTATTCATTTAATAAGGATATCAAAAGAGACTTGGTTAATGAGGATATGTTTTATTCTTAATGTGATTGTATTTACGAGTTATTTAGACAAACAAGTGATGCATACGTCTCAGTACCATGAACAATCACACTGATGTCGAAAACAGTCAGCATTATTCACCTTTTCTCAGTTGTCGAACAATGCCACTATAACATGTCATTCGTCTCTTACGTCATCAAATGCGGGTTTTGTTAGCTGATTAGTGGGTGTTGTTATTAAACAGACTGGTACATTTGAGTGTGTCTTTAACACATTTTCTTCAGATTGTCAAAGCTTTGTGCTGACACATGTCATAAATTACACACGTACACGATAtcagtggttgtgtgtgtgtgtgtgtgtgtgtgtgtgtgtgtgtgtgtgtgtgtgtgtgtgtgtgtgtgtgtgtgtgtgtgtgtgtgtgtgtgcgaggctgacgctaagtaccggcatgtccgtataagagggccttaggtaccgtgcatagaccttgactgcactaggtaccgcgctaagtacctgcgatgttaaaacccatgtacatactatttttgtgtgtggtgtctgtggtttatgctgtttatatgtaggcatgttagtttgaacAACGATCCATTATTTCCGTAAATAAGGcacatcattttgtcaagtagtagcggtttgcatttcaaaggtacttaacgcatgaaatatacgtacagaaccaactttttacacacaacctaaaagttctcactgcagatttacaaataacagcaatcgttctcttgtatctcaagcatcattgacagtaaataactgagtagaaacatagccctaattgggagtagtcgggtgttttgaccaacggtacttagtgctttctgtacggacatagcggtactttgtgctttccgtacggacatagcggtacttaacgtcgcctgcgtttccaaggttttattacaaagaaatagagatgttggtggccgtattatttcgacctgtatatcgggacagcacattcaattcagacatccatagacagcaatcgttctcttgtgtctcaagcatcattgacagtaaataactgagtttatcccatgacctgcctctttgtctctgttagctgagggggtgattattctgaattatccatcgcaaccatatgaattatccatcacaaccgagtctcgatcttaactgtcattggtcattgtctttgatttcagagtacaattgaataatttatagaggtcatctgcatattcagagtttacagatggactactttttttccacatacgactgaaatattttatggtgtcaaagtcaatatcacgtataggtacaggcctacatgtgtcaatattgagaaaataaagaatacttcatacgatacgcacattctgcatggatttaaagagcggagtcgagatatttcgctggctgaagcgactgcatggtcaaaggcatgttcaacgagtatcgcgagtgggatcaagggacgatactccctaatttttacacagacagccatctacacagaaccgtgagagagagagagagagagagagagagagagagagagagagagagagagagagagagagagagagagagagagagagagagcaagagagagagagagagagagagagagagagagagagagagagagagagagagagagagagagagagagcaatcaaaacacaacccagtcacctggtagttcgaaaactcaatctgaaactgacatcgattgtcgaatgcggtgcataactctggaaaagttgtcgtaactgggaacccgttgagatccattccaacgccaaaaaaattatcagaagagtcaccatgaagtcaaatcaaacgttaggttttctcatttggttatttgctttggctttaagtgtattgcttcgattgatagctgaatctgcttgcaaccgtgctgttcgaactgtcgtctgctagacggggCGAacttgtgtgaatccgagtcgagtaaactgcggggttcagcgacaaatgagggagtggcatcaaaatgaaaagaagaagacgaaaagaagttggagatacagttaagatatatggggaagagaagaggatgtgaggtgttagattaagccaaccttaggtgttcaaactcaagaccgggacaaagtagaaagcgatgtaccgcgaccgactctcagtgccgacatacaacttccaagctttattgcttaacgtctacaacaggcgaagtattgaagctttggctcacccgaaacccgacgactgaatatgtaagtaatccacgtgtgaaaaccgaaacagaacagcgcgatgacagccaacatttctatccccgactgacaaacacggtaacactgcatgcgaactgacttgggtcaacgatcaaaccagcacggcccgaactgaatttgttgcgct
This region of Littorina saxatilis isolate snail1 linkage group LG8, US_GU_Lsax_2.0, whole genome shotgun sequence genomic DNA includes:
- the LOC138974252 gene encoding uncharacterized protein isoform X2; translated protein: MSSFLTVHRVLSTLNSVRCTCTAVWRENFTHPDVITVAVYNIEDLPEKQYNPLGLVVGVLGLPVLALVIVLIAVIRRRLHGNTLFTNLRKRWNKRKCDEDSSKSSSSDDSDSNIYVLPDDEPISQPQRPRAGVPLLCHQDVEEGEVEMDGSHATCPCPNAYEPMLTQAKDDDGAYTDLNTQSAETDDVYQNCSAVELGDEGSVDDDDDDDDDDDDYIPMNVTEC